In Amycolatopsis coloradensis, one genomic interval encodes:
- a CDS encoding SRPBCC family protein codes for MSRIARRRISTRAALLTVPLALAGVLGATAPAQATPAHHTKPASLTCQGKSIDRSAKVHYRTETFVNAPLRTIWNLQTDVEAWPSWQNPAIPVTMKRLDHGPLRKHSRFQWTIPVPPGMPYPPGDVTIVSTVRQLQPGKCIRWTGPLDGPGGVHIDGVHVWNFVKVPGGVIVRTEESHTGPQVDKDVPGSTAMLGQGLEIWLKDLKKAAESRGQ; via the coding sequence ATGTCCCGCATCGCACGCCGCCGGATCAGCACACGCGCCGCCCTGCTCACGGTCCCGCTGGCCCTCGCCGGCGTCCTCGGCGCCACGGCGCCCGCCCAGGCGACCCCCGCCCACCACACCAAGCCGGCTTCGCTTACCTGCCAAGGAAAAAGCATCGATCGGTCCGCCAAGGTGCACTACCGGACCGAGACCTTCGTCAACGCGCCGCTGCGCACCATCTGGAACCTGCAGACCGACGTGGAGGCCTGGCCGTCCTGGCAGAACCCCGCCATCCCCGTCACCATGAAACGTCTGGACCACGGCCCGCTGCGCAAGCATTCCCGCTTCCAGTGGACCATTCCCGTCCCGCCCGGCATGCCCTACCCGCCCGGTGACGTGACCATCGTTTCCACCGTCCGGCAACTCCAGCCCGGCAAGTGCATCCGCTGGACCGGCCCCCTCGACGGCCCCGGCGGCGTGCACATCGACGGTGTCCACGTCTGGAATTTCGTCAAGGTCCCCGGTGGCGTCATCGTCCGCACCGAGGAGAGCCACACCGGCCCGCAGGTCGACAAGGACGTGCCCGGTTCCACGGCGATGCTCGGGCAGGGCCTCGAAATCTGGCTGAAGGATCTGAAGAAGGCCGCCGAAAGCCGGGGCCAATAA